The Melanotaenia boesemani isolate fMelBoe1 chromosome 11, fMelBoe1.pri, whole genome shotgun sequence genome includes the window TAACTACCGTTAGCTCcaggttagctcttagctacaggcaactcggagtttgatgggtgtcaatcatccaccccctccttcacagcccccctctcagctccacctctttgaccatttttggattttctgggaataATGACACacgtgatgctgccaagatggcaaaGGTGGGAACGGccaatgagcttcagttcagctcttcagaaacctacgggtgacgtcgcggaagctccgcccatcttttatatacagtgtaTGGGAGGAACATGAGATCCAGACTATCTGGGATCATTACATGTTTAAAACGCAGCTTTGTTAAAGACGACATGTTTAACGTCTGAGAAAAgtctctggtttttattttggttcttATGATCCATGACTTCATGACCAGGAAAACAGTGgagtagagaaaatgtgattcAACATCAGATAAGTAATGTTCTCCAGTAGCTTCACTCATCATGAAGCTTATGTAGACATCAGCTGAAGATAAATTCACCTGGACAGCAGGTAGCGACATTAATGCTCcatagaaagaaatatttgcgatgctaatttaaaataagtgtttttattcatgtaattttttaattaatctttcgAATAATCGGTTATTGGAATTTTCCAGAAGCAGCTCAGCCTCACGACCCAGTTCAGTTAGAAATCTCTAGTTTCATTCAGTCCAGTGAAGATAAAACTTTCATTtagaaataatgtttattttctgcttcattCTGGTTGACTGTAATTAAACAAGCATCATCAGTGTGTTGATCCGATGTCGGAACGCTGGATTCAGGTGTGGAGGCCACACTGGGAACGTTCACCCACACCTAAACCAGTTCAGCCAGTGCAGAAAGTCCGTCTGGAGACCTGCTAACTGTGGTTTTCTGTCCTCAGCTCTCCTGGACATCACCTgcactctgctgctgctgaatcCCGACTTCACCACAGCGTGGAATGTCAGGTACGGAGCGGGAATTCTCCCCACTGGGTTGCAAGCGGATTTCAGTTTTCTGCTTGTTGTGTGTTCGTCTGTTTATGTCGGTGGTTCTCAGTCTGGGGGCGCGGCAACATGACGGAGGGGCGCATGGGACTAACTCATGTTTCCACAACTTGGGATCTTGGACACCTTccggtccacactccagaccactgggtggcagtaatgcaccaactTGTTTTTCCCAACCACCACAaaacatgaagaagaagaaatcgtGTGTATTCGCTGCAGACCAGAGATCAGGGTTACTGAACGCATCGCAGGGACATGGAGGACATGGAGGACATGGAGGACATGAAGCAGTGACGTCTCCTCACCGCTGGGATCTCACGAGTTTAGTCACATAGATATAagttttatatttgtgtgtgtgtgtgtatatatgatgAGTATGAGTGATGAGTatatgtgtacacacacacacacacctagtcGCCTCGCTCTGTGTATGTAAGGGCGGAGGGGCCACGGTGGAAGacgtttgagaaccactggtttGGATGATTGATAACATCTCAGACTCGTCTGATCTTCAGCTTTCCAGGTGGAAACAACTGAGGGAGGTTGTTCCACATTATTCAGGCTTGTTGCTTCCTCCACAAGAAGCTTCATCTTGCCGCGGATAtcggatacatgtcaatcaaaaggacacgcccctaattatgccgaatgagttagaaaaaaattcacccccctcacagttgtcatgaaggtaaacttgacctttgaatcctaaaatggatttttgtaccaggctttaaacatgtttatttctgctgtgaagttgctctttttaacatgggagtctatgggatttgctctgttttggagcccctagtggacgaggggggaCTGCAGGTTTTTGCagaggcttcacatttcaccgttAGAGGAAACCGCTTGGCTCCTCCACAGCAACACGGCTGCAGCCTGAGTCACGTTCCATGATTTTCTAGTAAAACTAGGAGGGACATCAGAACAGTAGCAGCaatgtttgtcattttaacTTTCCTCTTCGCTGCTTCACATCCATCCTGCTGAAATGTGTCTCAACACGcagctgatggagggatgaaccTTGGGCTGGTCTGGGCATGCCGCTGCCGGGGCGGGTCGGTACGCGGCCCGGGGCCTTACTTATCAAGCTTGTGTAGGAACAAAAGGTCATTATATTTGCCGTACGCCAGAAATAGTCAACTTTTGAGATTTATCaaaaccaaacttgatgggaaaatgttcctacctccacgcaaACTCTGACCCAGACGTACGCACAAAACCTAGAGAAACAGGAAACGGCAACACCAACGAAATGATgtgtaaacttgaccttttaatcctaaaatggatttttgtaccaggctttaaacatgtttatttctgctgtgaagtctttttaacatgggagtctatgggatttgctctgttttggagcccctagtggatgaggggggaactgcagtttatttgtatataagCTTCACCTTTTACAGGTTGCTCTTGGTTAACGCCCACCTCAATACATCTTGGTTGCACACAAGAAGAAAGTTTGTCTGGTGTGTTGAGAACAAGGTGGAGGATGGTCCCCAACAACATCCATGAGGAACAAGTTGTCATTTTGTTCCTGTCGACTAGAGAACAAGGAAGACGTTTGCGCTTCTTGCAGATTATGTAACAGCCTTCAGATATTCCCACTTTCCCTGcaggctgcagaaaaacaaggatgaaaggaaatgaaaacatttcaggaaaACTTGTGATTAAGaaaatccgtccataactttttgagttatgttgctaaaagACGGGTGGGCGTCCAGGCAGCGCGGCCCCGCCTTGGAGGAACTAATAAAAGTATGACAGATGAACATTTTCACTTCTTTACAACAAGTTTAATGTCTGAAGCTGCAGAATGTGGAACTCTGTAGACGTCGCCCCTGGTTGTTTTTACCTCACGTGATCACCTCCCTTAATGAAGGCACCTCCTGCAgctgtgacctctgacctctgtgaTCTTTCAGGAAGGAGCTGCTGTTGTGTGGGGCTCTCCACCCTGATCAGGACCTTTATCTGGGAAAGCTGGCCCTCACCAAATTCCCCAAGAGTCCGGAGACGTGGATTCACAGGTGAGTCTGTGCTGCAGGAACATTCTGTGTGGTTCTGTCAGTCGTTGGCGCGAGTTGTCGGTCTGCAGGGTCCAGAGACCATCTGTTGGATGGGGTTTGTGGTTATTCGCTTAGTTCTGTGATGCATTCAGGCTCATGCATGTTAGTAGTCAGGAAGCTCATCAGGAACAGAGAAGATCCCATCGTCAACGCCACTGTGAGGGAATATTCACTTCTGATCCCAAGAAGAATCAAGTTAATAAACCAATAGAAGTGTGAATGTGACGTGGTGTGAAAGCCCTGACTGGTCagcatgactagaaaagtgctgcatacgtacagtccatttacacacacaaaacacgtTTATCTTTAGTTTATGAGGGCACACACATCTGTCTTTATTTTccgacaacacacacacctgtccaTGAAATGATCCTTCCTCCATGTGTCTCCCTGCAGACGCTGGGTGCTGAAGCAGATCATGCGCCACTTTTCCTTTCTGTGTCACAACAAGACTCAGGAAGGTGAGGCAGAGCAGGTGGATCCAGACAGGAACCAGAGCGAGCATCTTGCCCGGGCGGTCCACCAGGAGATGAAGGTGTGTTCCGATGCCGCCGACAGATATCCCAGCAACTACAACGCCTGGTCCCACCGTATCTGGGTGCTTCAGCACATGGCCAAAGGCAACGCCAAGGTGAGGTGATCTTTACCTACCTACCTAATCTGTTTGGTTCAGTGTTCTGAATGGCCTGTCTACCTCACCTTATCTACCTTTTACCTGTGTGAAAGATCAGAGGGGCCCCTTTAAGGTCGCACTAGAGAGAGAGATATATAGCTTAGGTCTGAGTCAGAGCAGGGGTTagtggtgaatgttttgctaccagctttagttccagcagagtcccgtTTCTGCTTCGCCACTGTTGGAAAAAGTGAatggagctaaccctgaagctagctgctatgGATAAAGTGAatggagctaaccctgaagctagctgctatgGATAAAGTGAatggagctaaccctgaagctagctgctatgGATAAAGTGAatggagctaaccctgaagctagctgctatgGATAAAGTGAatggagctaaccctgaagctagctgctatgGATAAAGTGAatggagctaaccctgaagctagctgctatgGATAAAGTGAatggagctaaccctgaagctagctgctatgGATAAAGTGAatggagctaaccctgaagctagctgctatgGATAAAGTGAatggagctaaccctgaagctagctgctatgGATAAAGTGAatggagctaaccctgaagctagctgctatgGATAAAGTGAatggagctaaccctgaagctagctgctatgGATAAAGTGAatggagctaaccctgaagctagctgctatgGATAAAGTGAATGGAGCTagccctgaagctagctgctatgGATAAAGTGAatggagctaaccctgaagctagctgctatgGATAAAGTGAatggagctaaccctgaagctagctgctatgGATAAAGTGAatggagctaaccctgaagctagctgctatgGATAAAGTGAatggagctaaccctgaagctagctgctatgGATAAAGTGAatggagctaaccctgaagctagctgctatgGATAAAGTGAatggagctaaccctgaagctagctgcaacTTCACCAAGGAGGTGAAGGCAGAAAGTTTAGCAGCTGCATCAGACCAGAGCAACATGTTTACTAAACCCTCAGGAATGTTGCCTTGAGAACAGAAAGACCAGAAAGACGGGAAAAAtaattggttttgttgttgttgaacaCTCCTGTGGGTGTGGTGTTTAGTTCAGGTGTTTAGTTATTTAGTTCTGAGAAAGTTCTGAGAAAGTAAAAAACCTACTTACCTATCTCACCTCACCTTCTGTACCTTTCTTACATACCTTCCTTATCTACCTTCCTACCTATACCTACCGTACCTTCCACACTTTCCTTCTCTTCGTACCTACTTatctactttttctttctacCCTACCTTTACTTCCATTCCTACCTTCCTTCCCTACCCACCTTTCTTATGTACCTATCCTACTTTACTTACCTCTCTACCTTCCTCATGTAACACTTGTAGCAACCTTGTGGACAAATATGGAACAAGGAATAAGAGGAATTCTGGACGGACCAGTAGGTTTGACTACAGGAGCACGAGACACAGGGCAGTGGTTTAGCTTTGAACTTATGCTGGCTTGATATAAAAGAAGATAATATAAAAATCAagagttaaaacaaataatcattTGTTGGCATCACGTGCAATGACAGGAGTGGTTTCAGTTCAGATTAGGCCTGTTTTCACAGGAATATCCTTCCAGCTACAAATGATGATTCCAGCAGGGTTCAGGCTGGTCAGATATGATTCAGCTTCATTACAACCAACCTTCCTATAAAGCAGGATTTCCAATGCACTCAGACATAGTCCCCCCcccctaaataaaaaaaaaatatatgtattgtgtgtgtgtgtgtatatatatatatatatatatatatatatatatatatatacacacacaatctTAATTCACACATACAGGTGATCTCATTTCTACACATAGTGATTCTAAAGCATTTTATATTACGAGCTGCATCACAAACCAACGGTAAAGCGCCGGTAAAACACTTGAGTCAGTGGAGGAAGCCGTTTGCAGGCCAGTGTTTGGAAAGACTGAGCGAGAGTGAAAGAGGAGGAAAGTCTGCAGCTAGGAGGTTTAAATGCATAGCGAACAAAACCTGCGTAGTAGTGGCGAGAGTCCCTCCCTCACCCCCAACAGAACTCGTACCCAAAGCATGTTGGCATTCGGCGGCGGTGTGGAAGCATTTTGGATTTTAGCCAGGAGATGACAAACTGTGTGAGCTGCATAGTAAAGCAGGTTTTTCCCTGGTTGCAAGGCAACAGAACAAATCTCTACGATCACCTTAAACATCACCACAAGTACTGCATGATGAAACCATATGAAGCAGGAAACAAGTCAGGAACCAGAACCCTGTACAAAGTGAGGTGTTGGAGGATGGGGGGGTGGTAGATGGTGCCCTAGTTCCTagggtgtgcagctggaacatcagggtgggtgctggcccacGCCGAGTGGCTGCCGGGGGGGGGCTGGTTCTCCTGTGCTGGTGCAGGCCCTCTACCTTGGGAGGTGGGGGCTGCCTCTGGGTTCTTGGGGCACTGGGCCCTTTGCTAGGGTTaggaactattttttatttttcaggaactcctgatgattgtctgcttagtttacctgtaaaagctgtaggaaattctctgttgtgtttctgtacaggtgtagcagctgcttgtctgctgttaggttggattgaagcttGTTGCctctatctgctggatctttgtctcctcttccttttttctactttccttctTACTTCTCTtcaaaacacagcagccagaccatcattctgccccCACCATGCTGAACAGGAGTGAAGCCACAGTTAAAGCGAGATGACTGGCTTATCTCCAGCTATGGTCATCATATACAACTCTGCTAGTCTGTTTAACATTATGTGggttattattaatgtttttaattccttttaccccccccccccatgaaGAAGGGCTGAAAGACTCTTTCTTTAAAGCAGCAAAAGCCGACCTAAAACAAGCCTTTCTTAGAGCTGGCGTCACAGCTTCTAACTAGCAACACTGACGGTGAAGACGACCCCCAGTCAGAATAAGGGTCCCTACCCATGACTGTGCTAGGAAATACCTGGCTAGCACGCCATCGTGCTCTAAGAAATACTTTCAGTTCAGGCAGAgaatatataaacataaactaTTACAGAGATTTTTAACACTTTCAATCCACAACAGTTATGCAGAAAACAACTGGGACAGTACATGCTTGTCAGTAATGTGCGAAATGAAGAGAAAACTCTTAATGATCAATTCTCAAGCTGAGAAGACCTGAGCTCGGCTATGCAGCGCGACTAAGCAGCAGTGATGGCAGCTTCCACGGGCTCTGAGGTTTGCATCCAATAAGGAACTTTTTCCCACAATACAGCATCACTGTGGTGATCTCTGCATGTGCAGCTAATCAGACTCTGACTGGAACAGGAAGTAGGTGGGAGGAACTAATTTGCTCTGTCACCTTTGATTAGTTTAAACTGCGTCCTTATATTCGTAACAATAAGGGGGATCGTGCTTATTATGTGGGTTACTCTTACCTTTGATTTGAGGACGAGATGTTTCCTCCTCTCAGGGTCCAATCCTCTGTTTTTCTTGGTCCATCCTCGTGTCGGCACCTTTGTTCTTCGGGTGGTCCGGTCTGGTCTGGACTCCCTGTTTGTGACGCTTCTtgttgctgtttcctgtcaggTTTTCCATGATGAGCTGTCCTCCATGCGTCTCTGGGTGTCCATGCATGTGTCTGACCACAGTGGTTTCCACTACCGCCAGTTCTTGTTGAAGGAGCTGATGACCGAGCGGAGCCAGACGTCCACATCTAGTCCATCCCAGCAGTGGGATCCTGATGCTGGTCTGCAGACCAATGGTTTGCTCCCAGGAGCCGAGGTGGCCTCTGAGGAGACGGTCCTGCAGCTCTTCTACCAGGAGATGGAGCTGTGCTCAGACCTGATCCAGTCCTTCCCTGGACATGAAACACTCTGGAGTCACAGGTAAGGTCAACATGAGCTGTTACTTTGCAGGGACCGGTTCAGTAAGATCTGTAAACATCAGAACCAGGTCAACCACCAGAGTCctgaaacaggaagcagaaacgTACCGGATATCTCTGCTACCTGGTCAGCGGTACCacaaagctggttatcaactcggTGATTCAACCCAGGGTTCTCCATCTAGATCAGAGTGCTCACATAAAAGGGGCAGAGTCTGCAgcgtctgaccaatcacagagaaaccctgcagaggaGCTGCTTCACCGCGGAGCAGCTGACTATTATTCTTGAGGAAATATGAAGAATGtaaacacatcatccaggccaGAGGCAGCACTGTTGCCGTAGCAACAGCCAGAAAGGAACGCTGGCAGAAAACTGCAGACGCCGTTAAAGCGTAAATTAGTAAAATCATTCAACACTAATTAATCGGACAATATAAACGGACATCACTCCGTTtggggtggagcttcctcagttccttcctttcctttataTCCAGGTCTTCTGCCGTGTGTGAGCGTCATTATGAAGCTCCTGATCTCAGACCAGCCCTGGTGGAGCTAAATGGGAACAAgtccagaaccaggacagaaacatTCTTCACAGCTCTGAGACCAGCCTTCATTTCTGCGTCTGTCCCTAAAAACTCCTCCTCTCACCGTCCACCACCACCCTGGACAGGATGGTCTAAGAATGGGCGGGGCATTTTCCaagagatctgattggtcaggaggtggagcTTTTGTACTCATTCACCTCTGATCCAGAACAGAACCTGGTCTGGAGCTGGTTAGCCATTCAGCAtaggttaccatggtgatttacccGGTAAGAAGGGAAAACCCCGAGTTAACCCCAAAGTTATCTGGATAAAATCCAGCTTCTGGTTCCTCCGAGATCTGGTACAGAACCAAGTACCGATCCAAAGCCATCATTCATCAGCCGGATTCAACTTCTCATATGACTTTAATTCATATATATAATGATGAGGAAGACGACGgtggtgaggatgatgatgatgatgaagaagacaaTGATagtggtgatgaagatgaggaggattATGATGACAAGGTGATGatgtgacgatgatgatgatggggatgatgGTGATAATGGTGACGACaatgtgatggtgatgatgacgatgatgatgacgatgatgtgatgatgatggtgatgatgatgatgatggtgatgatgacaatgatgtgatgatgatgatggtgatgatgacaatgatgtgatgatgatagtgatgatgatgatggtgatgatgacgatgatatgatgattatgataagggtgatgttggtgatggtgatgatgatgatggtgatgacggtgatgatgatgttggtgatgatggtgatgttgtTGTGCATGTTGCAGGCGCCATGTCTTCTATCTGTGGCACCAGTTGAAGGAGCACCATCATGGCCGCTGCAGCGATGGCGTGACAGATGCTGGCCTTCAGAGACCTGATAGCCCGGGTCGCGGCGTGGACACACAgatggaggtagaccggaggtCTATGGCGGATCCCCACGACAGCAAGCGACTGAGGCGAGGTGTCCCGCTACCCCCCCGCGCCCCCACCTTACAAATTGAGCACATGTTCATCAGCAGCATCCTGGACAGCAGCTGTTACCCCGAACAGAGGAGCTTCGCCGTGGCCTACAGGAAGTGGTTGGACACGGTGGTCGCCATGCAGTCCTGAGAAAAGCTGTAGCTCCGCCCCCTCCACTGATGATGCCTTTAGATACAGATATAGGGTCAGCTCGGCGGCTGCAGAGACATTGACATGGACCTAAGATTCAGGATTTCCTTTGACCAACGACTACAGGACCCTCCAGATGTTTGGATCCAGACCCGCCGACTCCTTACAAGTCACAGATACCACTAACACCACGGGTTCGATTCCAGATTGTCTTCTTATTTCAGGTCTCTCAATGCCTTAGGTCACAGTCCCAGACCAGATTCGTTCGTTATTTCCTGTGTGTGGAAGTAAGTCAGAAGAGAAGCAACAGGGTCCGTCAGCTCCGAGGAGGGAGCCTGTTCCGTCGGATCCGAGGAGGGAGTCGGATCCGAGGAGGGAGCCGGTTCCGTCGGATCCGAGGAGGGAGCCGGTTCAGTCGGATCCGAAGAAGGAGCCGATTCAGTCGGATCTGAAGAGGGAGCCGGTTCAGTCGGATCCGAAGAAGGAGCCGATTCAGTCGGATCTGAAGAGGGAGCGTTGGCTCCGAGGAGGGAGCCGGTTCAGTCGGATCCGAAGAGGGAGCCGTCGGCTCCGAGGAGGGAGCCTGTTCAGTCGGATCCGAGGAGGGAGCCGTCGGCTCCGAGGAGGAAGCTGGTTCCGTCGGATCCGAGGAGGGAGCCGGGCCCGTCGGGTCCGAGGAGGGAGCCGGGCCCGTCGGATCCGAGGGGACAGCATTTGGATCTGAGTCTGTTGCATGAAGAGAAACTGAAAGATTCTCATGAGTTCACTGATCCTCTGAGCCCCTTCAGACCTGATGGTCTCTGTTTCTGaatggagatgaagatgagacacttgttcatatttaataaacacagaaagtTTAACCTCTGACTTCTATGGGTGGTTGtctagctgtgtgtgtgtgtgtgtgtgtgtgtgtgtgtgtgtgtgtgataaagctggagagaaagaagaaatggaataaaaagaaacccgatagaaaaacagaaaataaaggtGCACCCCAAAGACAAGATCCACCACAACAAGAAACGCAGCGTACGAAAACCGTGTCATTCATGCGATAAAACGTGTAGTAGAAACAGGACTCCTTTAACATACGAGAAAAAGAACATCTAAAGCAGCAAAGAACCTGGAAGAACACAAACGCGATCAAGAAAAGACCTGAAACCAGCAATAACAGACACTGCAGACGGGAAAACCACATCATGGACTGGGAGAAGTCTTCCTCACGGCGCTCAGGCAACACCAGCGCTGGAGATCGGAACGCCACGGACCGGGATGAGGAGGCCTTCCTGCTTTCCCACACCGGGAGCAGCATCCTCCAGCGGCAGGCCGTCAGGGGGcacttggggctcgctgtcctctggtccgcctggggtgtcccccacggggcatggtgggtgggttatgtgtgacatgactgctactactactactgctgctactgctacaactactgctactactactactgctactgctgattctactactactactactgctactgctactactgattctactactgctactactactactgctactgctgaTTCTACTACTACTgattctactactactactactactgctactactgattctactactgctactactactactgctactgctgattcttctactactgctactactactactgctactactgattctactactgctactactgattctactactgctactactactactgctactgctgattcttctactactgctactactactacttctgctactactgctactgctgaTTCTACTACTACTgattctactactgctactactactactactgctactgctactactgattctactactgctactactgattctactactgctactactgattctactactgctactactactgctactactgctattGCTACTACTgattctactactgctactactgattctactactgctactactactactgctactgctgaTTCTACTACTACTGATTTTACTACtgctattactactactactgctactgctactactgattctactactgctactactgattctactactactactactactactactactgctactgctactactgattctactactgctactactgattctactactgctactactactactactgctactactgctgattctactactgctactactgattctactactgctactgctactactactactactactactactgctactgctactactactgattctactactactactactgattctactactactactactgctactaccactactgctactgctactacgaCTACTACTGCTAATTCTAGTACTGCTACTACTGgttctactactgctactactactgctactgctactactgattctactactgctactactactactgctactactactgctactgctactactgattctactactgctactactactactgctactactgattctactactgctactactactactgctactacaactactactgcttctactactgctactgctactactactactgctactcctactactgctgctactactactactgctactactgattctactactgctactactactgctactactactactactagtactgctactgctactactgattctactactgctactactactactgctgctactactactactgctgctactactgattctactactgctactactactattgttactactactgctactgctactactactgctgctgctactactactactactactgatgATTGaactactgctgctactactgctactactaatgattctactactgctactgctgcaactgctactactactactaatgattctactactacaactactgctgctactgctgctactactactactactactactacaaccactactgctactactgctactactactacggctgctactactactactactgatgattctactactgctgctgctactactactactactactactactactactactaatgaTTCTACTACCTCTACTACTGCTGttactactacttctactactactactactgctactactaatgattctactactgctactactactactactgctaatACTACTACgactactactattactaagACTACTGCTACTACCACTACAACTACTACTACGACTACTGCTACAACTACTACGACTACTACTACTAAGACTACTGCTACTACCACTACGAcgactactgctactactacgaCGACTACTACTAcgactactgctactactactactgctactgctactactgattctactactgctactactgctgctattactactactgctgctactactactactactacgactactactactactaagaCTACTGCTACTACCACTACGACTACTACTAcgactactgctactactacggCGACTGCTACTAcgactactgctactactactactgctactactactactgctgctactactactactactgatgATTGaactactgctgctactactacaaactactgctactactaatgattctactactgctactaatgattctactactgctactactgctactgctactactactactgctgctactactactactactgatgattctactactgctactactactacaact containing:
- the ptar1 gene encoding protein prenyltransferase alpha subunit repeat-containing protein 1 gives rise to the protein MAESEEEVDVLVQRVVKDINNALKRNPNIDEIGLIQVPEARYNRSPIVLVDNKLGVESWCVKFLLPYVHNKLLLYRQRRHWLDREALLDITCTLLLLNPDFTTAWNVRKELLLCGALHPDQDLYLGKLALTKFPKSPETWIHRRWVLKQIMRHFSFLCHNKTQEGEAEQVDPDRNQSEHLARAVHQEMKVCSDAADRYPSNYNAWSHRIWVLQHMAKGNAKVFHDELSSMRLWVSMHVSDHSGFHYRQFLLKELMTERSQTSTSSPSQQWDPDAGLQTNGLLPGAEVASEETVLQLFYQEMELCSDLIQSFPGHETLWSHRRHVFYLWHQLKEHHHGRCSDGVTDAGLQRPDSPGRGVDTQMEVDRRSMADPHDSKRLRRGVPLPPRAPTLQIEHMFISSILDSSCYPEQRSFAVAYRKWLDTVVAMQS